A stretch of Desulfitobacterium dichloroeliminans LMG P-21439 DNA encodes these proteins:
- a CDS encoding GH36-type glycosyl hydrolase domain-containing protein: protein MKMTGNISMLSPIKDVLLNREELMKHATELAHLHLQNPQRGKRQLLTPRVMENARFLSAAHHEIINYVHKEQDVVPAAEWFLDNYYLLKDFQTEIQRDLPRKYENQLPRLNMGDNQGYPRVFELMYELVEHTDSRIQENILREFINTYQELIPLASGEIWAIPIMLKITLLENVRRLVEKILLTQEERQAARQWVSPFEDHSDYPEQWEELLETVPRPLSFAPTFTEVLGNKIKDFGLDGAPLQRWLERALNKQEMSIEAMSRLEHQRQTGFQISMGNAISSVRFLMDQDWPQFFEEISMVQRVLESDPADIFAKLDFKSRDYYRHRIEERSRQWDVPELLLARKVVELSSRAQDSPQNHIGYYILGNGESELEQAIRAEKGRRSHPNQGSNSTYLYFGSIFLLITAMLAVVIGFLALNTGAVPQPRFFIFLLAIILAIFPISSITIILVNWFVSHWVRPAFFPKLEMRDGIPVSARTMVVIPTLLPNEEKVKELFARLEIYYLANQDPNLYFAVLGDYSDAPQEEMPGDLKIIEQGKQECLRLQNKYGDHHFFFMHRKRLWNAAENCWMGWERKRGKLLEFNRLLVEGEKGSYSYFAGQPEAIRDIKYIITLDCDTQLVRDSAKGLIGALAHPLQAAVLNEEGTRVISGYGILQPRIGIDILNGKSSFFARIFTGKTGIDPYSAAVSDVYQDLFEEGIFTGKGIYDLKVFHQVTQNAFPENKILSHDLLEGIFVRAGLVTDIQLIDGFPAKYHAHMRRLHRWVRGDWQLLPYLSQKLPFLSRWKIADNLRRSLLDPMQFLLIIAGFSLLPGSGVFWAMLVIINLLLPALLHALDRMIFHDDFPSDLGDSLIQFVLGLTFLPYQAQVMVDAVVRSLTRQYISRKSLLEWETADDTERRMANTYASSWRLMWPSVFFCWLIFFMLGFTNLQNALGFIPFLTLWTLSPWIACKISQPLANTRELLASRDLRELRLEARRIWSFFEDHVTEAENWLPPDNVQFDPPRGIAHRTSPTNIGLALLANLAGYDLGYLSVTQAVERMDHTLRTMESMERWQGHLYNWYDTLTLEPLHPMYVSTVDSGNLAVYLLTLREGLNDILQAPIIRRAQVEGLYDTFKLFKTAIEETRSTRDTRDTRATKDTKETKETRDTKVVEAAKAPKASEATVLDDFKEFGDLLEDLRDPDQKQVDHQAAVAVAIQEWQNLLAAWPTDMQAAIPLATQAVMPSDTPTALPSITGEASFWLAHLNRMIDSFKGELGSPNPPLTRIRQLQKRLEDFALAMDFRPLYNQNRQLFSIGYRVQDGAMDRSYYDLLASEARQSGFFAIAKGDVPQSHWFRLGRGLIKAKGRRCLVSWSGTMFEYLMPLVVMRNYPDTILDETYRSVVELQSQYGKSKGIPWGISESGFYAFDNQLNYQYKAFGIPGLGLKRGLLDDLVIAPYASFLALQVSPVQALQNIRAMKNHPKLTGVYGLYEAADFTPNRLPTEQQYRVVQSYMAHHQGMSLLSLVNTLLHNRLQDRFHRHPLVQATELVLQERLPAKITMTPPPEELSLFHEDKEGSDEENSRFIHIKPALTAIPVTHFIGNGSYSVMVTNSGSSFSSYQQMAISRWRSDYTQESWGMYFYIQNLNSGNFWSATYQPLHNVGKDYQVTYAPDKVEFQRQDGNIKTRTQIFVSPEDQVEIRRLTLTNISQHERILEITSFFEVVLAPLRDDMAHPVFNNLFIQTEFTHNALLASRRLRHAEQKPLWLMHTVCSEDSGDSNLQYETDRARFIGQGRDLANPLALELNQPLSNTVGNVLDPIMSLRKRIVLPPGKSLHLSFSTGVAANRHEVVRLAEKYQDTRSVQRAMEMAWTHSQMELRHFGISPQLANQSLGLGSHLVYTNLIGKDQRQMIPQNTRSQSSLWPHAISGDLPILLVRVSQIEHLELIRQLLKVHDYWLQKGLNSDLVILNEDESGYMQTFYDHLRDLVAVGHSQSHHHWQGKVHIIQKKHLAVEDEILLQSVAKLTLSGDAGSLAAQLRNLTRESCRKPLEITHRRADVGDKVLKLIPATAPAEGVIPAHTPHNNQKATADQEKLWFYNGLGGFSQDGKEYIVELRGGNHTPLPWLNICANQQFGFQVSTTGSGYTWAGNSREHKLTTWSNDPVLNPLSEVIYLRDENSREVWTITPDPIRSQEKYLIKHGHGYTKFDYRHQELSQKMTLFVPVDAKIKISHVQLTNHSEKRMDLSATYYAELVMGVSREVTNPYIVTAYDEQTESLQAHNVYDEDFSGRTVFLKGYGGSMKSYTGDRTEFIGRYGNLKDPEGLAHDQLSQNTGAGLDPCLVLQSSLAIEPNETKDIYFIFGEEATQEEVAGLLAKYSDPVAVKKALAKVKDFWEELFNTLQVKTPDQSLDLLVNRWLLYQVIVCRLWARSAFYQSGGAYGFRDQLQDVMSLSIIKPQWMREQILLHSRRQFKEGDVQHWWHPEEGKGIRTKFSDDLLWLPYVTLDYLEHTQDDSILEEVTPFLEDELLAELEDERYTIPQVSAETGTLYEHCIRAIDRSLQFGSHGLPLIGTGDWNDGLNHVGRLGKGESVWLGWFILIILDRFAEICVSRGDTARAEHYRETCQTLRMNLEQHGWDGGWYRRAYFDDGTPIGSAENSECQIDALAQSWAVLAGAPKESRLNDAMLALENYLWRKDDGMLLLLTPPFDKSEKDPGYIRGYIPGVRENGGQYTHGAVWTVMAFVARGQGNKALELYQMLNPINHARTEQETARYKAEPYVVAADVYANSQHTGRGGWSWYTGAAGWMYQAAVESILGLHIHGDQLTLQPCISSEWKGYSMDYRYGQTHYEITVQNPQGRMSGISELYLDEKPCEGDTLPLVDDGATHKVLAIM from the coding sequence ATGAAGATGACTGGAAATATTTCTATGTTGAGTCCCATCAAAGATGTCTTATTGAACCGTGAAGAATTAATGAAGCACGCCACTGAATTAGCTCACCTGCATCTGCAGAATCCCCAAAGAGGGAAACGGCAACTGCTGACCCCCCGCGTCATGGAAAATGCCCGGTTCTTAAGTGCGGCACACCATGAGATTATTAACTATGTGCATAAGGAGCAGGATGTCGTCCCAGCGGCCGAGTGGTTTTTAGATAATTATTATTTGCTGAAGGATTTTCAAACAGAAATCCAGCGCGATTTACCCCGAAAATACGAAAACCAGCTACCCCGTCTAAATATGGGTGATAACCAAGGCTATCCACGTGTTTTTGAGCTGATGTATGAGTTGGTGGAACATACGGACAGCAGAATCCAAGAAAATATCCTCCGGGAGTTTATTAATACCTATCAGGAGCTCATTCCCTTGGCCAGCGGTGAGATTTGGGCGATCCCGATCATGCTGAAGATCACCCTGCTGGAGAATGTCCGCCGATTGGTGGAGAAAATCCTGCTCACCCAAGAGGAGAGGCAAGCCGCCAGACAATGGGTTTCGCCATTTGAAGATCACAGCGATTATCCGGAACAATGGGAAGAGCTCTTGGAAACTGTCCCACGCCCCCTCTCCTTTGCACCGACATTTACCGAAGTCTTAGGCAACAAAATTAAGGACTTTGGTTTGGATGGCGCTCCCCTGCAGCGCTGGCTAGAACGCGCTTTAAATAAGCAGGAAATGTCCATCGAAGCGATGAGCAGACTGGAACACCAGCGTCAAACGGGCTTTCAAATCTCTATGGGCAACGCCATCTCCAGTGTGCGGTTTTTAATGGATCAGGATTGGCCGCAGTTTTTTGAAGAGATCAGCATGGTCCAGCGGGTCTTGGAATCTGACCCGGCTGATATCTTTGCGAAGCTGGATTTTAAATCAAGGGATTATTATCGTCATCGTATCGAAGAGAGATCTCGGCAATGGGATGTTCCTGAGCTATTGTTAGCTCGTAAGGTCGTTGAATTAAGCTCTCGTGCCCAGGACTCCCCGCAAAACCATATCGGCTATTATATCTTAGGCAATGGAGAATCTGAACTGGAACAAGCCATCAGAGCGGAGAAAGGTCGAAGGAGTCACCCCAATCAAGGGAGCAACTCCACGTACCTTTACTTCGGCTCGATTTTCTTGCTGATTACAGCTATGCTGGCTGTGGTCATAGGTTTTCTTGCTTTGAACACTGGCGCTGTTCCTCAACCTAGATTTTTTATATTCCTGCTTGCCATCATTCTCGCTATTTTTCCCATCAGCAGTATCACCATCATCCTGGTGAACTGGTTTGTATCCCATTGGGTTAGGCCGGCCTTTTTCCCTAAGCTTGAAATGCGGGACGGGATTCCGGTATCAGCCCGGACCATGGTGGTCATTCCAACCTTATTACCTAATGAGGAAAAAGTTAAGGAATTATTCGCAAGGCTCGAAATATATTATCTGGCCAACCAGGACCCCAACCTCTACTTTGCTGTCTTAGGGGATTATAGTGACGCACCCCAGGAAGAAATGCCGGGTGATTTAAAAATAATCGAGCAGGGGAAGCAGGAATGCCTGCGCCTGCAGAATAAATATGGTGATCACCATTTTTTCTTTATGCACCGGAAAAGACTGTGGAATGCTGCGGAAAACTGCTGGATGGGGTGGGAACGCAAAAGAGGCAAGCTATTGGAGTTTAACCGCTTGCTCGTGGAGGGAGAGAAAGGAAGTTATTCTTACTTCGCCGGTCAACCGGAAGCTATTCGGGACATAAAATATATCATTACCCTTGATTGTGATACACAGCTGGTCAGGGACAGTGCCAAGGGCTTAATCGGCGCCCTCGCTCACCCTTTGCAGGCTGCAGTATTAAATGAAGAGGGGACTCGGGTTATCTCCGGCTATGGTATTTTGCAGCCCAGAATAGGGATCGATATCCTCAATGGCAAGAGCTCCTTCTTTGCCCGTATTTTTACGGGAAAGACAGGGATTGATCCCTATTCGGCTGCCGTATCCGACGTTTATCAGGATTTATTTGAGGAGGGCATCTTCACCGGGAAGGGAATCTATGATTTAAAGGTCTTTCATCAAGTGACCCAAAATGCTTTTCCGGAAAACAAGATCCTCAGCCATGATCTTCTTGAAGGAATATTTGTCCGGGCCGGATTGGTCACGGATATTCAGTTGATTGACGGTTTTCCTGCCAAATACCATGCCCACATGCGTCGTCTACACCGATGGGTCAGGGGAGACTGGCAGCTGCTTCCTTATCTATCGCAAAAGCTCCCCTTTTTGTCCCGCTGGAAAATTGCCGATAACCTTCGTCGCAGCTTACTAGATCCCATGCAGTTTTTGTTGATTATCGCCGGGTTCAGCCTCTTGCCGGGGAGCGGTGTTTTTTGGGCGATGCTCGTCATCATTAATCTCCTACTCCCGGCCTTGCTGCATGCCCTGGACAGGATGATTTTTCATGATGATTTCCCCTCAGACTTAGGGGATAGTTTAATTCAGTTTGTTTTAGGTCTAACCTTTTTACCCTACCAGGCCCAGGTCATGGTTGATGCCGTGGTTCGCAGCCTGACGCGCCAATATATCTCCCGCAAAAGCCTTCTGGAATGGGAAACCGCTGATGATACCGAGCGAAGAATGGCCAATACCTATGCTTCCTCTTGGCGATTGATGTGGCCTTCAGTGTTTTTCTGTTGGTTGATATTTTTTATGCTTGGTTTTACCAACCTCCAGAACGCTCTGGGCTTTATTCCCTTCTTAACCCTCTGGACCCTATCGCCCTGGATAGCCTGCAAAATCAGCCAACCGCTGGCCAATACTCGTGAGTTGCTGGCTTCCCGTGATTTACGCGAGCTGAGGCTTGAGGCCCGACGCATTTGGTCGTTTTTTGAAGATCATGTTACGGAAGCAGAAAATTGGCTGCCACCGGATAATGTGCAGTTTGACCCACCCCGGGGCATCGCCCATCGCACCTCACCAACCAACATTGGCTTAGCCTTATTGGCTAATCTGGCGGGGTATGATTTGGGCTATCTATCAGTAACTCAAGCAGTAGAAAGAATGGATCATACCTTAAGAACCATGGAAAGCATGGAACGCTGGCAGGGGCACCTGTACAATTGGTACGATACCTTAACCCTCGAACCGCTGCATCCCATGTATGTCTCCACCGTAGACAGCGGTAATCTGGCGGTATATTTATTGACCCTGCGCGAAGGCTTAAATGATATCCTGCAGGCTCCCATCATCCGCCGGGCGCAAGTGGAGGGACTTTACGATACCTTTAAGCTGTTCAAGACAGCTATCGAAGAGACAAGATCTACGCGAGATACTAGAGATACGAGAGCTACAAAAGATACGAAAGAAACAAAAGAAACAAGAGATACGAAAGTTGTGGAAGCTGCGAAGGCACCGAAAGCTAGCGAAGCTACGGTTCTCGACGACTTTAAAGAGTTTGGGGATCTGCTGGAAGACCTTCGTGACCCAGATCAGAAACAGGTAGACCATCAGGCTGCCGTAGCCGTAGCAATTCAGGAGTGGCAAAACCTCTTAGCTGCTTGGCCGACTGATATGCAGGCAGCCATACCCTTGGCTACACAGGCAGTCATGCCCTCAGACACTCCGACAGCCTTGCCATCAATCACTGGGGAAGCCTCCTTTTGGTTGGCGCATCTGAACCGCATGATCGATTCCTTTAAGGGTGAATTGGGCAGCCCTAATCCGCCTTTAACAAGGATTCGGCAGCTGCAAAAACGCCTCGAGGATTTTGCTCTGGCTATGGATTTCCGGCCTTTGTATAATCAAAATCGGCAATTGTTTTCCATCGGTTATCGAGTACAGGATGGGGCTATGGACAGATCCTATTACGATTTGCTAGCGTCGGAGGCCCGTCAATCCGGATTTTTTGCCATTGCTAAAGGAGATGTTCCCCAATCCCACTGGTTCCGATTGGGGCGTGGTTTAATCAAAGCCAAAGGCAGACGCTGTTTAGTATCCTGGAGCGGCACCATGTTTGAGTATTTGATGCCTTTAGTGGTCATGCGCAATTATCCGGACACGATTCTGGATGAAACCTACCGCTCCGTAGTTGAGCTCCAAAGCCAGTACGGAAAAAGCAAGGGAATTCCTTGGGGAATTTCCGAATCAGGGTTTTATGCCTTTGACAACCAATTGAATTATCAGTACAAGGCCTTTGGCATTCCCGGCCTGGGGCTCAAACGAGGGCTCCTCGATGATTTGGTGATTGCACCCTATGCCAGTTTTCTGGCCTTACAGGTCAGTCCCGTGCAGGCCTTGCAAAATATCCGTGCTATGAAGAATCACCCCAAGCTAACCGGAGTCTATGGTCTATATGAAGCAGCAGATTTTACGCCTAACCGCTTGCCAACTGAGCAACAATACCGGGTAGTCCAAAGCTATATGGCCCATCACCAGGGGATGAGCTTGCTTTCCCTTGTTAATACCCTCCTTCATAACCGCTTACAGGACAGATTTCATAGGCATCCCTTAGTGCAAGCGACGGAGCTCGTTTTACAGGAAAGACTACCTGCCAAGATCACTATGACCCCTCCTCCGGAGGAGCTGAGCCTATTCCACGAGGATAAAGAGGGCTCCGATGAAGAAAATTCAAGATTTATTCACATCAAGCCAGCCCTTACGGCTATTCCAGTCACTCATTTCATTGGCAACGGCAGCTATTCAGTGATGGTCACCAATTCCGGATCTAGTTTCAGCAGTTATCAGCAGATGGCCATATCCCGCTGGCGCTCGGATTATACCCAGGAAAGCTGGGGAATGTATTTTTACATTCAGAACCTGAACTCGGGCAATTTCTGGTCAGCGACCTATCAGCCCTTGCATAATGTCGGCAAGGATTATCAGGTCACCTATGCCCCGGACAAGGTCGAATTTCAACGGCAGGACGGCAATATCAAGACCCGCACCCAGATTTTTGTTTCGCCCGAGGATCAGGTGGAAATACGCCGCTTGACCTTAACGAATATAAGTCAACATGAACGCATTCTCGAAATCACCAGTTTTTTCGAGGTTGTGCTAGCCCCTCTCCGAGACGACATGGCTCATCCAGTGTTTAATAATCTCTTCATTCAAACAGAGTTTACTCATAACGCTTTGCTTGCCTCAAGAAGGCTGCGGCATGCAGAGCAGAAACCCCTCTGGCTTATGCACACCGTCTGTTCTGAAGATTCCGGGGACAGTAACCTGCAGTATGAGACAGACCGCGCGCGCTTTATCGGACAAGGGAGGGATCTTGCCAACCCTCTTGCTCTGGAATTAAACCAGCCCTTATCCAACACCGTGGGGAATGTGCTGGATCCTATCATGAGCTTGCGAAAGAGAATCGTCCTGCCGCCGGGGAAATCCCTGCATCTGTCCTTTAGCACAGGTGTCGCGGCCAACCGCCATGAGGTGGTACGTCTGGCCGAAAAATATCAGGACACTCGGTCTGTGCAAAGAGCCATGGAAATGGCCTGGACCCACAGTCAGATGGAGCTTCGCCATTTTGGTATTTCACCTCAGCTGGCCAACCAGTCCTTAGGGTTGGGAAGTCATCTGGTGTACACCAATCTGATCGGTAAGGACCAACGGCAGATGATACCCCAAAATACCAGGAGTCAATCGAGCCTATGGCCGCACGCCATTTCCGGAGATTTACCTATTCTGCTGGTCCGGGTTTCTCAGATCGAACACCTAGAGCTTATCCGCCAATTGTTGAAGGTTCATGATTACTGGCTGCAAAAGGGCTTGAACTCCGATCTAGTCATTTTGAATGAAGATGAAAGTGGCTATATGCAGACCTTTTATGATCACTTACGGGATCTCGTTGCTGTCGGCCATTCCCAAAGCCATCATCACTGGCAGGGTAAAGTTCACATCATTCAAAAGAAACATCTGGCAGTCGAAGATGAAATCCTCTTGCAGTCCGTGGCCAAGCTGACCCTCTCCGGCGATGCCGGTTCGTTGGCTGCCCAGCTTCGCAACCTGACCCGCGAAAGTTGCCGGAAGCCGTTAGAGATTACCCATCGGCGTGCCGATGTCGGGGATAAGGTTCTAAAGCTGATTCCAGCCACAGCCCCCGCCGAAGGAGTTATCCCTGCTCACACCCCGCATAATAACCAGAAGGCGACCGCGGATCAAGAGAAGCTATGGTTTTATAATGGATTAGGTGGCTTCAGCCAAGATGGAAAGGAATACATCGTGGAATTACGGGGGGGTAATCATACCCCTTTACCTTGGCTGAACATTTGTGCCAACCAGCAATTTGGTTTTCAGGTCTCGACCACCGGCAGCGGTTATACCTGGGCCGGCAACAGCCGGGAGCATAAGCTGACCACCTGGTCCAATGATCCAGTCTTGAATCCGCTTTCCGAGGTTATTTATCTGCGGGATGAAAACAGCAGAGAAGTCTGGACCATAACACCGGACCCGATCCGGTCCCAGGAGAAATATCTGATTAAGCATGGTCATGGGTACACAAAGTTTGACTACAGGCACCAGGAGCTCTCCCAGAAAATGACCTTGTTCGTTCCCGTGGACGCAAAAATTAAGATTTCTCATGTGCAATTAACCAATCACTCCGAAAAAAGAATGGACCTAAGTGCAACCTATTATGCTGAATTGGTCATGGGAGTCAGCCGGGAGGTCACGAATCCCTATATCGTCACTGCTTATGATGAGCAGACAGAATCCCTGCAGGCGCACAACGTCTATGATGAGGATTTTAGCGGACGGACGGTCTTCCTCAAAGGATACGGGGGATCGATGAAGTCCTATACGGGTGATCGCACCGAATTCATCGGCAGATATGGCAACCTGAAGGATCCAGAAGGACTCGCTCATGATCAACTGAGCCAAAACACTGGGGCGGGCTTGGACCCCTGTTTGGTCCTCCAGAGTTCCCTTGCCATCGAACCCAACGAAACGAAGGATATCTATTTCATTTTCGGGGAGGAAGCCACCCAAGAAGAAGTCGCAGGCTTGTTAGCAAAGTACAGCGATCCGGTAGCAGTGAAAAAGGCCTTGGCTAAGGTGAAGGACTTCTGGGAGGAACTATTTAATACCCTGCAGGTTAAGACCCCGGATCAATCCCTTGATTTATTGGTCAACCGCTGGCTACTGTACCAGGTGATTGTCTGCCGACTTTGGGCTCGCTCCGCCTTCTATCAATCCGGCGGTGCCTATGGATTTCGTGATCAGCTTCAGGACGTGATGTCTTTGAGTATCATCAAACCTCAATGGATGCGAGAGCAAATTCTCCTCCACAGCCGACGTCAGTTCAAAGAAGGGGATGTTCAGCATTGGTGGCATCCGGAAGAGGGCAAAGGGATACGCACGAAGTTTTCCGATGATCTCTTGTGGCTGCCCTACGTCACCTTGGATTATCTTGAGCATACTCAGGATGATTCGATTTTAGAGGAGGTAACCCCGTTTCTCGAGGACGAGCTGCTTGCCGAGCTAGAGGATGAGCGTTATACTATTCCGCAAGTCTCCGCTGAAACCGGTACTCTCTATGAGCACTGTATCCGGGCCATTGATCGTTCCTTGCAATTTGGCAGTCACGGATTACCCTTGATTGGAACCGGGGACTGGAACGATGGGTTAAATCATGTGGGCAGGCTTGGCAAGGGGGAAAGCGTTTGGCTGGGTTGGTTTATCCTGATCATTCTGGATCGTTTTGCGGAAATCTGTGTAAGCAGAGGGGATACGGCACGGGCCGAGCACTACCGAGAAACCTGCCAAACCCTGCGGATGAATCTTGAGCAGCATGGCTGGGATGGGGGCTGGTACCGTCGAGCTTACTTTGATGACGGAACCCCTATCGGCTCTGCGGAAAATAGCGAATGTCAAATCGATGCTCTGGCTCAATCCTGGGCAGTACTGGCCGGCGCCCCCAAAGAGTCCCGTCTTAATGATGCTATGCTTGCTTTGGAGAACTACCTATGGCGCAAAGATGATGGGATGCTGCTCTTACTGACCCCACCCTTCGATAAATCGGAGAAGGACCCCGGCTATATCCGGGGCTATATTCCCGGTGTGCGTGAAAACGGCGGTCAATATACCCATGGTGCCGTGTGGACAGTCATGGCCTTTGTGGCCCGAGGGCAGGGCAATAAAGCGTTGGAGCTCTATCAAATGCTGAATCCGATTAATCATGCCCGCACGGAACAAGAGACCGCCCGTTATAAAGCAGAACCCTATGTGGTGGCGGCGGATGTTTATGCCAATAGCCAGCATACCGGGCGCGGCGGCTGGTCCTGGTATACTGGTGCCGCCGGATGGATGTATCAGGCGGCGGTAGAAAGCATCCTTGGATTACATATCCACGGCGATCAGCTAACTCTTCAACCCTGTATATCGTCAGAATGGAAGGGCTACAGCATGGACTACCGCTATGGGCAAACCCATTATGAAATAACTGTGCAGAATCCCCAAGGGAGGATGTCCGGAATTAGCGAGCTGTATCTGGATGAGAAGCCTTGTGAGGGTGATACCCTTCCTTTAGTCGATGACGGGGCTACGCACAAGGTACTGGCTATTATGTAG
- a CDS encoding spore coat protein, with the protein MQVQLTQKETLLLNDMENYEKLCVQKSGRYAQEAQDPTLRQILQDLNQREQQHLQTIQQLISGQVPNMNQGGQGQSNLINQLQQTIQANQGQQSQQGNPSDSFMCNDFLSYEKHASHVYDTAIFEFQDTNLREALNHIQKEEQEHGDILFKYMQANGMYKVQ; encoded by the coding sequence ATGCAAGTTCAATTAACCCAAAAGGAAACCCTGTTATTAAATGACATGGAAAACTACGAAAAGCTTTGCGTTCAAAAATCAGGGCGATATGCACAAGAAGCTCAAGACCCTACCCTCAGACAAATTCTTCAGGATCTCAATCAACGGGAACAACAGCACTTACAAACCATTCAGCAATTGATTAGCGGCCAGGTTCCCAATATGAATCAAGGGGGACAGGGTCAAAGTAACCTAATAAACCAACTCCAGCAAACCATCCAAGCAAATCAAGGCCAACAAAGTCAACAAGGCAACCCCAGCGATTCCTTCATGTGCAATGATTTTCTCTCCTATGAGAAACATGCCTCCCACGTTTACGACACGGCCATCTTCGAATTCCAAGACACGAATCTCCGCGAAGCCTTGAACCACATTCAAAAAGAAGAACAAGAGCATGGCGACATCCTATTTAAATACATGCAAGCGAATGGAATGTATAAGGTCCAATAA